tagtttcagaaggataggtgttagctcttctctaaatgtttcatagaactcgcctgtgaagccatctggtcctggacttttgtttgctggaagtttttttttttttttttctttttttgtctttttgccatttcttgggctgctcccgtggcatatggaggttcccaggctaggggtcaaatcggagctgtagctgccagcctatgccagagccacagcaacacaggatctgagccgcttctgcgacctacaccacagctcacggcaacgctggatttttaacccactgagcaagggcagggatcaaacccacaacctcatggttcctagtcggattcattaaccactgcgccatgagaggaactcctgctggaagtttttcaatcacagtttcaatttcaatacttatgattggtctgttcatcttttctatttcatcttggtttagtcttgtaagattgtacttttctaagaatttgtccatttcttttcccttttattggcatatatttgcatatagtagtctcttatgatgctttgtatttctgtgatatctgttgtaacttctcctttttcatttctaattttattgatttgagtcctctctcttttttcttgataagtctggccaagggtttatcaattttgttgatcttttcaaagaatcagcttttagtttcattgatctttttctatggttttctttgtttctatttcattgatttctgctctgatctttatgattttcttccttctgctaattttaggtcttgtctgttagTCTCTCTCTAACTGCTTTAGATGCAAAATAAGGTtgtttttttgagctttttcttggtTCCTGAAGAAGGCtcttattgctataaacttccatcttagaactggttttgctgcatcccataagttttggagtgtcatatcttatttgtcatttgcttctaggtattttttaatttcctctttgatttcttcagtgattcattggttgtttagtagcatgttgtttagtctccacgtgtttgtgttttttgcagtttttttcttattgctgacatctagtcatatagcattgtggttggaaaaatacttaatatgatttcaattttcttaaagttactgaggcttgaattgtggcccagaatgtaatcaatattagagaatgttccatgtgcacttgagaagaatatatattctgttgcttttggatggaatgtcctataaatatctattaagtccatctggtctaatgtttcattCTGGGCCTGTgtctcattgattttctgtctggatgatctgtccatggCTGTAAGTGTGATGTTAAAGGCCcccgctattattgtgttattgtcaatttctccttttaaggttgttagccattgtcttatatattgtggtgatcctatgttgggtgcatatatatttacaattgttatattgtcttcttggattgatcctttgatcattatatagtgtccttccttgtctcttaaaatattctttattttaaggtctattttgtctgatatgagtattgctactccagctttcatttgattcccatttgcctggaatattttcttccatcctcttactttcagcTTGTATGTGTCcatagaactgaagtgggtctcttgaagacagcatatatgtggatcttcgttttgtatccattcagccagtctatgtcttttggttggggcgtttagtccatttacgtttaaggtaattattgatatgtatgttcttattgccattttattaactgttttggatttatttctgatgctcttttttcttcccttctcttgttctctcctcttgtggtttgataactatctttagtgttgtatttgagttgatttttcttatttgtttgtgtatcaattgcagatttttggtttgcagttaccctgaagtttcaAGATAGGTGTCTACATATCTATATCAAagactgttttaagttgttggtctcttaattgcaagtgcatctccagtgtcctgcatttgtaccatCCTAGTCTCatgttttctgattttggtatcatatttgtgtgtggatgatttcctacctttactgtatatatgcctttactggtgagccttgtcatttgtgctaTTTTGATTCTGGTTGAggccttttcttctctgcctagagaagttcctttagtatttgttgtaaagctggtttagtgttgctgaattctcttagcttttgctcatctgtaaagcttttgatttctccttcaaatctgaatgagagccttgctaggtaaagtaatcttggttggagggtttttcctttcatcacattaagtatatcatgccactcccttctggcctgcagagtttctgctgaaaaatctaccaataaccttatcagggttttcccttgtatgttattgtttcttttccctagctgctttcaacattttctctttgtccttaattttggtccatttgattaatatgtgtcttggggtgttcctccttgggcttattttatatggtactcgttgtgcttcctggatttgagtgagtgcttcctttcccatgttagggaagttttctgcTCTTATGTCTtccaatattttctctggccctttctcactctcttctccttctggcacccctataatgcagaTGTTGTGTTAACATTGTCTcaaagttctctgagactcctttaatttgttttcaatcttttttctcttttccacatcagtgatttcccaCATTTTGTCCTCCACCtagcttattctttcttctgcctgctgtattctgctattggctgcttctaatgaattttttaatatcagttattgtattttgcatctctccttgcttgttttaaatcttatatttctttgctcagtgtttcctgtaatttatcaatctttgcctccagttaatttccaatgtcttgcatcactttcagcatcattagtctacagtctttttcctggaggctgataatctccagattgcttagctggttttctggggtttttatttctcccttagaTGAGtaatagttctctgccttttcatttttgtatgtttttagtgtggtgtcctttttgcagtcaatagagttgtagcctctcttacttctgatgtctgccccccttgtggctgaagttgttaTGGGGACCttgctgtaagcttcctgatgggaagtactggtgcctgcccactggtaggtagaactgattcctatccctctagtGGGtatggctttgtctctgggtgagattagaggcagctgtgtgcctgggggtggaGTTTTTAGGCAGGCTGTTTACTGATGCCatagggctgtgatcccacctggattatcttttggcctggggcttctcagccctgatgggtgtggccagattttcccaaaatggccacctccagagaaacacatgctgatgaatattcctgagagctttacCTCCAATGTCCTTCATCCACAacaagccacagccaccacctgttttcccaggagatcctccaagaactccaggcaggtctgacccatattcctatggagtctctgctttgccctgggacccagtgcacatgaaagcctgtgtgctcCTTTCAAGAATGGGATCTATGTTTCCCAAAGTCCTGTGGTGCTCCTGTgcaccagccccactggccttcaatgtcaaatgctccaggggctctttctcccaatgccaggtCCCTAGGCATTGGGACTTGAtatagggctcagaactctcactcctgtaggtgagtctctgtggtatagttactttccagtcctTGGGCTTCCCACCCAACAGATATGGGGttatttatatcacataattgcccctcctacctcttgatgtggcctcctctttgtcttctggagtaggatatctttttgaaagtttccagtccatttggttgaaggttgttcagcatttggttgtaattttgtttttatgagagaagttgagctccattccatctattcctccatcttaatcccatctctgttTAGAattctttgccctttttttaaaaggttgcctttgctgtgcaaaagcttgtcagtttgattaggtcccattggtttattgttgcttttatttctgttgctttggaagactgacctgagaaaacattcgtaaggttgatgtcagagaatgttttgcctatgttctcttcaaggagtttgatggtatcttgtcttacctttaagtctttaagccattttgagtttatttttgtgcattttgtgaGGGTGTGTCCCAGGTTGATTTACAGGTGGCTgttctgttttcccagcaccacttggttggaagaattaatatcataaaatggccatactgttcaaagccatctacagattcaatgcaatccatatcaaattacccatgatattttcacagaactacaaaaaacaatccaaaaatttatatggaaccataaaagaccaagaattgccaaagcaatccttaagtactttaaaaatgtttctccaAGGTTATCACTTTAGATTATCTCTAGAGAAGAAATGCCTCTCTGTGATTAACATGACTTGCATCTCTGGTTCctctaagattttctctttatcactggtATTGAACAATTTGATTATTATATGTGTTAGTGCAATTTTCTTCATGTTATTCGTGCTTGGGCTTTGTTGTGCTTCTTCTTTCTTGTTGGTATCTGTGGAATTATAGTTTTCCTCAGATATGGAAACACTGTGTGGggacattatttcttcaaatgttctGTCTGTGCCCACCTCTTGATCCACTTCTCCAGGGATTCCAACTGCACATATATCAGACTGCTTGAAGTTTTCTCACAGCTAATGGAGGCTCTATTAATTACTGAAAAGTATTTCTTCTCTCCCTGTGTTTAGCTTTGGATCACTTCCATTGCTGTCTTCAAGTTTGGTATTTTTGTTCTGCAATATCTACTCTGCCATTAATTCCATCCAgtaaatttttcatcttttacatTTTAGTGTTCATCCAAaattaatttgtgtcttctctatGTTTTACCCATCTTAAGTGTTTGAACATATGGAATaccattttaagaaatgtttcaaTGTCCTTGTCTGCTGCACATAATATGTCTTTCAGTATTTGGTGAGTTTCAATTGATTCATTTATCGCTCATTATGGCTTGAGTTTTTCtgcttatttgcatttttaccaaattttgattggatgttttattttgaatattatcttATTGAATGAtggattatattttttctttttacatctgcacctaaggcatatggaagttcctgtgccaggggtcaaattggagctgaagctgcaagcctatgccacagccactgcaatgctggatcagaaccacatctgtggcttgtggcaacttgggatccttaacatgctgagcaaggccagggaaagaacacacatcctcacagacactattttgagttcttaacccactgagccataatgggaacccctAAACGATCAATACTTTTGCATTGCTAAAAATATTCTTGTGCTTTTTCTAGTGTGTGTTTAATTACTTAGACATATTTTGATTCTTTGgtctcttccttttctgatttctttggtGGGGCTGAAGCATTGGTCAGTCAATGGCTAATTATTCTCCATAACCAAGGAAAGCTCCTTCTGAGTACCCTAGCCAATATCCAATGACTCCTGAGGTTTTCCATCCTGGCTGTTGGTGAAGTATTCTCTTACATGTTAAAGCACTAGGTATTGTCTTCACTAATCCTTTCTAGTGGTTTCCTCTGCCCCAGGGAAGTTACTTCACATCCAGGTGTTGACAGAGACTCACTTAAGATCAGacagattttacatttaagtctcacTGCATATTTTCAGTCTGCCTACCAACTCACTCCAGCATTGTGTGAAAGTAAGCATTATCCCTCATCTTCTCCaatgttatttacttattcatttattctcttgttggttggttggttcagTTATTCATGTCCTTatgtttaatatgattttttaGGTGGTATGGTGGGATTAGAGAAGTGCTCCCAATAGGGCTAATTACTcccaaaactgaaaaagaaacttCTGAATCCTAAACCAATGTACCATGAATCCAGAGGTTTTCCAATCTGCCTGACTCCAACAGGCACTATGACCACCTGAGTCCAAGAATGAGGGAGTGTTCTCTCTGCTCCTTTCACATACTTTCCCTGGCCTAATGCATGTGGTGAATACAGGAGGGGGACTTTTTGATGATCCCTGGCATTCTCTCACTTCGCAGCTTTCTCCTCTCTGGTCCTCTTTGAACTTTGCCTTGATCTACTCAGATGCTCAGCTCTGACTCTGAACTCCAGGATTCCATGAGCTCCAGCTGGGTTCCACTTCATGTACCGCAGCAGACTGAAAGCTCAAGGCAGTAAGCTGGAGCAGTCTTTGTTCAcacttctttgtttcttctctctcagGGATCACTGTCCTTCACACTGCCTGATATACAGTGATTTGCCAACCATCTTTTATATATGTTGTCCTTTTTTTGGTTCTTATAAGTAGGAAATTACCACTACTTATACCATTTGAGCTAGAAACAGTAGTTGTTGGCCAATATTGACTTAGGGACTCCCCAGTGAACTTGCAAATTCTACGTAGAAGTGCTGTGCAGACTAAAATAATTCTATTCAGCCtatattccttctctttctttccctgggGTTCACACCAGAATCAGATTCTGATGGCTCTCCCAGTTTTCCACTTTTTCATATATAACTATGGTAAAAATCTTTCTTCAGAAATCCTTAGACATCTGTCTAATCATTTGATCAGAAgacattgtaaaaataaaatgtatggagttcccttgtggcacaatgggataaggatctggtattgtcaatGCAGTGACTCAGCTTGCTGCTGGGAaagtgagttcaatccctggcccagggtattccacatgccacaggcatggacaatttaattaattaattaaatgtatgGATCCTACAGtgtttacatttaagtcttgaTGCATACTCAGCTGCCCCCCCCAGTCTTACTAGGAGTATATCCAGGTAACTGTTATCCCCCATCCTCTCCAAcattatttattcacttacttACTTATGCTTAGTATTATATTCTAAGGGATGGCACTAAAAGggaagtaaggagttcccatcgtggcacagtggttaacgaatccgactaggaaccatgaggttgcgggttcggtccctgcccttgctcagtggattgacgatctggcgttgccgtgagctgtggtgcaggttgcagacgcggctcggatcccgcgttgctgtggctctggtgtaggctggaggctacggctccaattagacccctagcttgggaatctccatatgccgcgggagcagcccaagaaatatcaaaaagacaaaaataaataaataaataaataaaagggaagtaAAGTAGGTCTCAGCCTTTATACAACAAACTTGTTCTGTGCATAAGAACTCTCTCCTTGCTAAAGAAAGGAACCACAACTGAACATTTCCTGTACTTCAGAATGTAGACAGTATGTCATTGATTAAATGTGCCTTTGTCCTGGTCCCAAAATCCAGTCAGTCCATTTTCCCATTTATTGCACCTGCTCCCTTAGGAAAGGCCTCCCAGCACAGATGTGGTGCACTGACTCTGCCTTTGGGGAAAGACTTATCTGAATTTGAATTCCAGCACCATCACTTACTGTATGTGTGACATTGAGAAAGCTTCTGTGGCTCTGGATGCCTCAGTTTCATGGTGCACACCTGAGTGGTAGGAAGTTGAGAAGCATAGACAGGTTTTGAGCCCAGGTCTGAGGAGAGGAAGGGTGCCAGGACTCTCAAAAATCTTGTTTAGTTTCTCGGTACTCAGCAGCATGCTAGAACTAGGTCACATCGAGTCATAAGTGCTGCTCCATAAATATCCATGGATTTTCAACCCAGTTGTTATATTGTCAGCTCCTTGACATTAGCAATGGCAGGAgtgtttacaccacagaaattagCCAGCAAGTGCTACAGACCAAAGCTGCCCTCCTGCACTCCCACCAAAGCCAGTTTATCAGTGCACTGGCATCAGGCTGGGGCTGAGGGAGTGGGTGCCATCTCAATGCTCCTCTTTTAGTTTACACATCCAAGGTACACATTTTTTATGCTTATGTGAGTTGTGTAAGGGGAGATACAATTATATGTTGGAACAATATGGAGCTATCCCTCAGAGTTTGTTCTGTGGCCAACTGTACACTCAGCTGGATCCCAGCCTCTAAGTAGACATTGTAGGAACTGGAAAAGTGTGTGTGGGTTTAAGTGGAGTCACAGGGCATGGATGAGGCTCGTCAAAATCCCTGAGAATGTCCCCAGGGGTTGGCAGAGGACTGCATCTGTGTTGCTCTGGTATCAAAGAGGGAACAGAAATGAAGTGTTAGGCAGAGCTAGGATCATTTAGCTAAGATACAGTCTTGAGATGGCAAAAAGCATGACTAAATCAGTTTAACTAATGATCAAAAAGTATCTTATCCAACAAAAAGTCCATGGTCAGAATGGTTCTAAGCATGGCCAATTTAGTATATCGATGATGCCATAAAGTAAAAAAGCTCCTATTTCTGGGTTTCTGCCATCACTGAATGGGCACCTCCTAAGCCTGAGTCCTGTTGTGGTACCAAAATTGTGTCCACAGTTTCAGGCACCATATCCAGATACAACAACCTTCACTGGAAAACAAGGCCCTGGCCCTTGCTGTGTGTATCCTGTTCTGAGCAAAGAAATCCTTCCCCAAGACACTCAGATCTCCAACTGCATTTCTTTCCACTTAGCACATTCTGGACCTGATTAAATGTTGGTATATGTGTGGATTTTATAATGAATCTTTATCACGTTCCATctatttaaaatgcagaatttcTTAACTGTACTTTTCCATTCAGATTTGAACTTTGTTGAGTGAAAAGGAATTTgatgtttgatttaaaaatttgattatttCCCCATTCTAACATCTGATATTTAGCTCTGACACTAGATATGTGAAACAGTGTCTCCCATATTATGTTAGATTCTGAGctttaagagaggaaaaaatatgccCAGACTCTACCCTTAGGGACTCCCCAGTCTGTTGCAAGGTATTGAATAAAAcaagcactgaaaagaaatgggTATAAGTGCTTTCTATCAGAGAGAAAGCAATGGTATGAACTTATCTGCACAAAGTATGAAATAACCTATTTTCAGAGGGACAGAGGAAACATCCTAGAGAAAGAAGTGTAACTAGAGAGCTGAAGGTAAGTAGCAATGGCCAGATGAAGATGAGAGGATGCATCCCTGACAGAGGACTATGAGGTTGTGGAGATCAGAGAGGGCATGGGCCATGTGATAAACAGAGGTTCAGATTGGCTGGAACAGACACTGCGGGTAGCTGATTCAAGATATGAATGCCTGATACATTATGAGCTTACTGAGTGTTTTTTAGGTTGAATAATCTGTTGTTATGCCCCTGATAGGAAGAACATTCATTTCATAGAACAGTACTGAGTAATCATTTGTATAGGCACCCATCTATAACCGTTCCTCAGACTTTTCAGGACACCGTATTATATTTGTAAGTTGTATCTCCcttgtcttctatttttttgccACTTCAGAAGCACATGGAaaatcccaggccagagatcaaatccagaccacagtggcaacccaagccactgtagtgacaaggctggattcttatCCTACTGCACCACCAGTGAAGTCCTCCTTTGTTTTCTATTATCAACCATTTCTCCCATGTGCCATGGCTCCATTTATTagagaataatataaaaagaaacaagatctAGGTGCTGACTGTGCCCATTGTGGCTAACAATACAAAACTCTCCAAGACTCAggataaaaattagaaatcagtgaATATTGGCATCCATGTTTGCAGGGGAAGACTCAACCCTGGAAAAGGAAGTCTCTGTAATATGGCTTTACTTTATGTTTAATGATTAACATGTTTAATTGTTATCATTCCACTTGGAATATAGGgatatttttctgcatttaaaaatataactggagttcccaatgtggcgcaatggttaacaaatccaactaggaaccatgaggttgcaggtttgataccccgcctcactcagtgggttaaggatccggcgttgccatgaactgcagtgtaggttgcagacgcaacttggatcccacatcgggctaggctgtggcctaggccagcagctgaaactccagtaagacccctagcccaggaacctccatatgctgtgagtgcagccctagaaaatacaaaaagacaaaaaataaaaataaataaataaataaaaatataactgtttTGTGACTCTCcctattctttttgtctttttttttttttttttttgcagttttgcaACATTTGGCTTCAGTTGCTATAGTTCTTTTTGCACAAATTTCAAGACTTTTGAGACCCTCAAATTTCAAAATTCCTATCCAGCCCTGAGATTCAAGAGTAGATTCAAGCTATGGATCCATCACGGCGAATTACCGCTACTTTGAAATCTGAGTCCTCACTGGTTCCACCTAAAGAAACATCCCAAGAAGTTACATCCACCTCCCAGCCATCCTTCTCTCAAGTGCAAAGCTGCAATCTCACTAACTTCAACCGCAGTCCTAATAGCAAGTACCTCAGCTCTCTACCACAAGAACTCCGCCAGGAGCAGTACAGAGATGAGATGGCTGAACAAGAGAAGCAATGGGAAAAGCCAGAATCCCCTCAGAGGAAAAAGACACTCGTGGAGAACAAGAGACAGAAAACCCTCAATTATAAGTCACCTTTTCGagctggaagggaaggaaaaatctCTTCCTTATATAATAAAGATTGGAATAAATGTAAATGTCATTACTGCCAGATCCAAAAAGAGACTGTTTCTGGGAATCCTGAAGGGCAGAATTCATCCTCTTGGAAAACGCTAG
Above is a genomic segment from Sus scrofa isolate TJ Tabasco breed Duroc chromosome X, Sscrofa11.1, whole genome shotgun sequence containing:
- the LOC102166811 gene encoding protein FAM156A/FAM156B, which encodes MDPSRRITATLKSESSLVPPKETSQEVTSTSQPSFSQVQSCNLTNFNRSPNSKYLSSLPQELRQEQYRDEMAEQEKQWEKPESPQRKKTLVENKRQKTLNYKSPFRAGREGKISSLYNKDWNKCKCHYCQIQKETVSGNPEGQNSSSWKTLVQDLSQLNLSPDTTQARCVPEEELPRE